One Pseudoalteromonas espejiana DSM 9414 DNA window includes the following coding sequences:
- a CDS encoding TetR/AcrR family transcriptional regulator, with amino-acid sequence MARPSMAVQRKKQILDAFEHCILTLGLQATSLENIAEQANMKRTILRHYIGNKDDIICALSERWKLIYEQQWQSLISWLPNTNRTSALIDMLFTVGSEEHVNNTIIGEAIFGEAKRLAVLKEHQEQIMNTFIEQVSTIISEEYAIIDDEKASLIAYSLYASYLLSLSLLPLKMGDAIHKLKQSAHLLLVNLTK; translated from the coding sequence ATGGCTAGACCCAGTATGGCTGTTCAGCGAAAAAAACAAATCTTAGATGCATTTGAACACTGCATTCTTACTCTAGGGTTACAAGCAACGTCGCTAGAAAATATTGCCGAGCAGGCAAATATGAAACGCACCATTCTTCGACATTACATAGGTAACAAAGACGATATAATTTGTGCTTTAAGTGAGCGTTGGAAACTAATATACGAGCAACAATGGCAATCATTAATTAGTTGGCTTCCTAATACAAACCGCACAAGCGCGCTTATAGATATGCTTTTTACAGTAGGCAGTGAAGAGCATGTAAACAATACTATTATTGGCGAGGCTATCTTTGGTGAAGCTAAAAGATTAGCGGTATTAAAGGAGCATCAAGAGCAAATTATGAATACCTTTATAGAGCAAGTAAGCACCATAATAAGTGAAGAGTACGCAATTATTGACGATGAAAAAGCATCGCTTATTGCTTACAGCCTTTATGCTAGTTATTTATTATCGCTTTCGTTATTACCGCTAAAAATGGGGGATGCTATTCATAAATTAAAGCAAAGTGCACATTTATTGTTAGTTAATCTAACAAAGTAA